The Vicia villosa cultivar HV-30 ecotype Madison, WI linkage group LG1, Vvil1.0, whole genome shotgun sequence genome includes a region encoding these proteins:
- the LOC131629313 gene encoding uncharacterized protein LOC131629313, translated as MPIYIMIEAIHNFPYGSKPDFDHMMSSSIFLLYCLLTFSLYSISQHTSYSYSLDFTPARKLSMSSPGHDHKYHETQVADERMEGAPANADFTTLEITSNSYSPHDLIYHTDYHGVTTHPTPKHPKP; from the exons ATGCCCATCTATATAATGATTGAAGCAATCCATAACTTCCCCTATGGTAGCAAACCTGATTTTGATCACATGATGAGTTCTTCAATCTTTCTTCTATACTGCCTTCTCACATTCTCTTTGTATTCCATCTCCCAACACACAAGCTACAGTTATTCTCTAGACTTTACACCAGCGAGGAAATTAAGCATGTCATCCCCTGGCCATGACCacaaatatcatgaaactcag GTAGCAGATGAGAGAATGGAAGGTGCTCCTGCCAATGCAGATTTCACAACACTAGAAATTACCAGCAACAGTTACAGTCCTCATGATCTTATCTATCATACAGATTACCATGGAGTAACAACTCATCCAACTCCTAAGCATCCAAAACCATAG
- the LOC131629307 gene encoding uncharacterized protein LOC131629307, whose amino-acid sequence MKKHAMKKKRKRSCCDSQISDLKTLFPLLLASFSNQPQTTLPFLNKCLSKFRNSPLLSKSSVTPILALLPTLLSSTHSKIAIRAANIIGAASLVSLEINEEIATDSETVKGLISLLENSDRDVVFSACNAVLDLSITAFAQQQLLNFEALHRLMFVFLQIFKRLESVCLWCEGNERFHSLKIGFREDELSMALLSAITVLINACDLKQLHNIPRSLSEAILRLLKEIRANASHDLLIKGTLKSNDEVRVCKSHIGVSDLAESIFRLSIYASQLTVSLPFEVVQRGLFGTSDTSFEDFMSNYWEVSPFLLTRTLDDLKVNDLFNPFIQSLKWNGSVPSLLHSTLQGLVSCFPIASEEQNILNFLNEVKDRLGCPIIYEQDIRIVKTESQSEKETHYFQDFRPDCLKEPLCLTTEDVLKCEQAYKEGYTVALRGLEFRYQSIAAIADALALMFGQPSVGANLYLTPPTSQGLARHFDDHCVFVCQIFGSKKWTVYSRPGQLLPRLYDNLCSSDVDCTKVARSEFFLREGDVLYIPRGFPHEAYTNYGVDDGSPGFSLHLTLSIEVEPPFEWEGVVHFALRCWSEKWKRPCCDAINSLSQKLVLVSVNLLHVAIGIISTSDPSFRKACLTAADSLPLDVNNRLTQNQRKFFLDLIDKICNECKFSEVLSNVEAAIQKNKDPFEQIRWLWVLSMEKEVNKGYTDRSFIIENLRSLCAEHKDKLEAAFLKVKSRFCGEVVFEDIVTSHRMLLQKYKRTRRQYINGMISLHDKL is encoded by the exons atgaagaagcatgcaatgaagaagaaaagaaaacgcTCTTGTTGTGACTCTCAAATCTCCGATCTCAAAACCCTATTCCCTTTGTTACTCGCATCCTTCTCAAACCAACCCCAAACCACTCTTCCCTTTCTCAACAAATGCTTATCCAAATTTCGCAACTCTCCTCTCCTCTCCAAATCCTCCGTCACACCCATCCTCGCCTTACTTCCAACACTCCTCTCTTCCACACACTCCAAAATCGCAATCCGCGCCGCCAATATCATCGGCGCCGCCTCACTCGTTTCCCTCGAAATCAATGAGGAAATCGCTACCGATTCCGAAACTGTTAAGGGATTGATCTCTCTGTTGGAGAATTCCGATAGAGATGTTGTGTTCTCTGCTTGTAATGCCGTGTTGGATTTGTCTATCACCGCCTTCGCTCAACAACAACTTCTCAATTTCGAAGCACTGCACAGATTAAT GTTTGTGTTTCTTCAGATTTTTAAGCGTCTGGAATCTGTCTGTTTATGGTGCGAGGGCAATGAAAGATTTCACTCACTTAAGATTGGGTTTAGGGAGGACGAATTATCAATGGCTTTACTCAGTGCAATTACTGTTCTTATCAATGCATGCGATCTTAAACAACTACACAATATCCCTAGAAGCCTTTCTGAAGCAATCCTGAGGCTTCTAAAAGAGATAAGGGCAAATGCTAGTCATGATTTGTTGATCAAAGGTACCCTGAAATCTAATGATGAAGTACGTGTTTGTAAGAGTCACATTGGCGTAAGTGATCTTGCCGAAAGCATCTTTAGGCTTTCCATTTATGCCTCACAACTTACTGTCTCTTTGCCATTTGAAGTGGTCCAAAGAGGTCTTTTTGGTACAAGTGATACTAGTTTTGAAGATTTTATGTCAAATTATTGGGAAGTTTCACCTTTTCTTCTAACAAGGACATTGGATGATCTCAAAGTGAATGATTTGTTTAATCCATTTATACAATCTTTGAAATGGAATGGGAGTGTTCCTTCCCTCCTTCATTCAACTCTGCAAGGTCTTGTGTCTTGTTTTCCTATTGCTTCAGAGGAGCAAAACATCCTCAATTTTCTAAATGAGGTGAAAGATAGACTTGGTTGTCCTATAATCTACGAGCAGGATATCCGAATTGTAAAAACCGAGAGCCAATCGGAAAAAGAGACACATTACTTTCAGGACTTTCGGCCGGACTGCCTTAAGGAACCTCTGTGTTTAACTACTGAAGATGTCTTAAAGTGTGAGCAAGCTTATAAAGAGGGTTATACTGTTGCTCTGCGTGGTCTGGAGTTTCGATATCAGAGTATTGCTGCTATTGCTGATGCATTAGCACTTATGTTTGGACAGCCTTCAGTAGGTGCCAATTTGTACTTAACACCACCTACTTCTCAGGGTTTGGCCCGTCACTTTGATGATCACTGTGTATTTGTCTGCCAAATTTTTGGCTCGAAGAAGTGGACAGTATATTCTCGACCCGGCCAGCTGTTACCCCGCTTATATGATAATCTCTGTAGTTCTGATGTTGACTGTACAAAAGTTGCTAGAAGTGAGTTCTTTCTCAGGGAGGGTGATGTATTGTATATTCCCAGAGGTTTTCCACATGAGGCCTATACAAATTATGGTGTTGATGATGGTTCTCCTGGATTTTCATTGCACCTTACACTCAGTATTGAGGTTGAACCTCCTTTTGA GTGGGAAGGAGTAGTTCATTTTGCTCTTCGTTGCTGGAGTGAAAAGTGGAAAAGACCATGTTGTGATGCCATTAACTCTctgtctcaaaaacttgttctcgtCTCTGTGAATCTCTTACATGTTGCCATTGGGATTATTAGCACTTCTGATCCTAGTTTCCGGAAAGCATGCTTGACTGCTGCAGATTCCTTGCCGTTGGATGTTAATAATAGACTTACCCAGAATCAGAGAAAATTTTTTCTTGACTTGATCGATAAAATATGTAACGAATGTAAATTCTCGGAAGTGCTGAGCAACGTAGAGGCTGCAATTCAGAAAAATAAAGATCCATTTGAGCAAATCCGATGGCTTTGGGTTCTTAGTATGGAAAAAGAGGTCAACAAAGGATACACGGATAGATCTTTCATTATTGAAAATCTACGCTCGTTGTGTGCCGAACACAAGGACAAGTTAGAGGCTGCTTTTCTGAAAGTGAAGTCTAGGTTTTGTGGTGAGGTGGTATTTGAGGACATTGTAACTAGTCACAGGATGCTTCTTCAGAAGTATAAAAGGACAAGAAGGCAATATATTAATGGAATGATTTCACTTCATGATAAATTATAA